One Pseudomonas ekonensis DNA window includes the following coding sequences:
- a CDS encoding DUF1328 domain-containing protein, producing MLSWAITFLIIAIIAAVLGFGGIAGTATGIAKILFVVFLVMFIASFIFGRRGRG from the coding sequence ATGTTGAGCTGGGCAATCACCTTCCTGATCATTGCCATCATCGCCGCCGTGCTGGGCTTCGGTGGTATCGCGGGCACTGCCACGGGCATCGCCAAGATTCTCTTTGTCGTGTTCCTGGTGATGTTCATCGCTTCCTTTATCTTCGGCCGCCGCGGCCGAGGCTGA
- a CDS encoding inhibitor of vertebrate lysozyme family protein, producing MSVVKTLAAALLMGGCAMAMAANDGQTRVNELLNADPQYRDTWQKVVKKEERLPEWVMNLSGAPQQQMNAVEEDGDQYLVGPLCETGQTCLNHRLIVAFSFDKKHAYALLVDVPEGLPADKSPTRHATYRFLGKPDEGMQGLLTETLKKDPNWY from the coding sequence ATGAGCGTCGTGAAGACACTGGCGGCCGCCCTGCTCATGGGCGGCTGCGCCATGGCGATGGCGGCCAATGATGGCCAGACGCGCGTCAACGAGCTGCTCAATGCTGACCCGCAATACCGGGACACCTGGCAAAAAGTGGTGAAGAAAGAAGAACGCCTGCCGGAATGGGTGATGAACCTGTCCGGAGCGCCGCAGCAGCAGATGAATGCCGTCGAAGAGGACGGTGACCAGTATCTGGTGGGGCCGCTGTGCGAGACCGGGCAGACCTGCCTGAACCACCGCCTGATCGTCGCCTTCAGCTTCGACAAGAAGCATGCCTACGCCCTGCTGGTCGATGTGCCGGAAGGGCTGCCGGCGGACAAGTCGCCGACGCGGCATGCCACGTACCGATTCCTCGGCAAGCCCGATGAAGGCATGCAGGGACTGCTGACCGAAACGCTGAAGAAGGATCCGAACTGGTATTGA
- the gltP gene encoding glutamate/aspartate:proton symporter GltP has product MKKAKLSLAWQILIGLVLGIAIGALLNHFSAEKAWWISNVLQPAGDIFIRLIKMIVIPIVISSLIVGIAGVGDAKKLGRIGLKTIIYFEIVTTIAIVVGLLLANVFHPGAGIDMSTLGTVDISKYKATAAEVQHEHAFIETILNLIPSNIFAAMARGEMLPIIFFSVLFGLGLSSLQSDLREPLVKMFQGVSESMFKVTHMIMNYAPIGVFALIAVTVANFGFASLLPLAKLVILVYVAIAFFGFVVLGLIARLFGFSVIKLMRIFKDELVLAYSTASSETVLPRVIEKMEAYGAPKAICSFVVPTGYSFNLDGSTLYQSIAAIFIAQLYGIDLSISQQLLLVLTLMVTSKGIAGVPGVSFVVLLATLGSVGIPLEGLAFIAGVDRIMDMARTALNVIGNALAVLVIARWEGMYDDAKGQRYWNSLPHWRSKDKVPAAQATKN; this is encoded by the coding sequence ATGAAGAAGGCAAAGCTCAGCCTCGCCTGGCAAATCCTGATCGGTCTCGTATTGGGGATTGCGATTGGCGCGTTGCTCAACCACTTCAGCGCCGAAAAGGCCTGGTGGATCAGCAACGTCCTGCAACCGGCAGGCGATATCTTTATCCGTCTGATCAAGATGATCGTGATCCCGATCGTCATTTCATCCCTTATCGTCGGCATCGCCGGCGTGGGCGACGCCAAGAAGCTCGGGCGCATCGGCCTGAAGACCATCATCTACTTCGAAATCGTCACCACCATCGCCATCGTCGTCGGCCTGCTGCTGGCCAACGTGTTCCATCCGGGCGCCGGCATCGACATGAGCACCCTGGGCACCGTGGACATCTCCAAGTACAAGGCCACTGCCGCCGAAGTACAGCATGAACACGCGTTCATCGAGACCATCCTCAACCTGATCCCGTCGAACATCTTCGCGGCCATGGCCCGCGGCGAGATGCTGCCGATCATCTTCTTCTCCGTGCTGTTCGGCCTCGGTCTGTCGAGCCTGCAGTCGGACCTGCGCGAGCCGCTGGTGAAGATGTTCCAGGGCGTCTCGGAAAGCATGTTCAAAGTCACCCACATGATCATGAACTACGCCCCGATCGGCGTGTTCGCCCTGATAGCGGTGACCGTGGCCAACTTCGGTTTCGCCTCGCTGCTGCCGCTGGCCAAGCTGGTGATCCTGGTTTACGTCGCCATCGCGTTCTTCGGCTTCGTGGTGCTGGGCCTGATCGCTCGCCTGTTCGGTTTCTCGGTGATCAAGCTGATGCGCATCTTCAAGGATGAGCTGGTGCTGGCCTACTCCACCGCTTCGTCCGAAACCGTGCTGCCGCGCGTGATCGAGAAGATGGAAGCCTATGGCGCACCGAAAGCCATCTGCAGCTTCGTGGTGCCGACCGGCTACTCGTTCAACCTCGACGGTTCGACCCTGTACCAAAGCATCGCGGCGATCTTCATCGCCCAGCTGTACGGCATCGACCTGTCGATCAGCCAGCAACTGCTGCTGGTGCTGACCCTGATGGTCACCTCCAAAGGCATCGCCGGCGTGCCGGGCGTGTCGTTCGTGGTGCTGCTGGCCACCCTGGGCAGCGTCGGCATTCCGCTGGAAGGCCTGGCGTTCATCGCCGGCGTCGACCGCATCATGGACATGGCGCGCACCGCCCTGAACGTGATCGGCAATGCCCTGGCCGTACTGGTCATCGCCCGCTGGGAAGGCATGTACGACGATGCCAAGGGTCAGCGCTACTGGAACTCCCTGCCGCACTGGCGCAGCAAGGACAAGGTTCCGGCGGCCCAGGCCACCAAGAACTGA
- a CDS encoding nucleoside recognition domain-containing protein codes for MLNGLWLGFFIVAAVSALAQWLVGGNAGIFAAMVESIFAMAKLSVEVMVLLFGTLTLWLGFLRIAEKAGIVEWLARALGPLFLRLMPEVPPGHPAIGLITLNFAANGLGLDNAATPIGLKAMKALQELNPSATVASNAQILFLVLNASSLTLLPVTIFMYRAQQGAPDPTLVFLPILLATSCSTIVGFLSVAVMQRLRIWDPVVLAYLLPGALILGGFMALLATMSATALAGLSSILGNLTLFGLIMLFLVIGALRKVKVYEAFVEGAKEGFDVAKNLLPYLVAMLCAIGVLRASGALDFGLDGIRHLVQWAGWDTRFVDALPTAMVKPFSGSAARAMLIETMKTSGVDSFPALVAATIQGSTETTFYVLAVYFGAVGIQRARHAVGCALLAELAGVLGAIGVCYWFFG; via the coding sequence ATGCTTAACGGCCTGTGGCTTGGCTTCTTCATCGTGGCGGCCGTGTCGGCGCTGGCGCAGTGGCTGGTGGGCGGCAACGCCGGGATCTTCGCGGCGATGGTCGAAAGCATCTTCGCCATGGCCAAGCTGTCGGTCGAGGTCATGGTGCTGCTGTTCGGCACCCTCACCCTGTGGCTGGGCTTCCTGCGCATCGCCGAGAAGGCCGGCATCGTCGAATGGCTGGCCAGGGCCCTGGGCCCGCTGTTCCTGCGACTGATGCCGGAAGTGCCGCCGGGCCATCCGGCCATCGGCCTGATCACCCTCAACTTCGCCGCCAACGGCCTGGGCCTGGACAACGCCGCCACCCCCATCGGCCTCAAGGCCATGAAGGCCCTGCAGGAGCTCAACCCCAGCGCCACCGTGGCCAGCAACGCGCAGATCCTGTTCCTGGTGCTCAACGCCTCGTCCCTGACCCTGCTGCCGGTCACCATCTTCATGTACCGCGCCCAGCAAGGCGCGCCGGATCCGACCCTGGTGTTCCTGCCGATCCTGCTGGCCACCAGTTGCTCGACCATCGTCGGCTTTCTCTCGGTGGCGGTCATGCAGCGCCTGCGCATCTGGGATCCGGTGGTGCTGGCCTACCTGCTGCCCGGCGCACTGATCCTCGGCGGCTTCATGGCATTGCTGGCGACGATGTCCGCCACGGCCTTGGCCGGATTGTCGTCGATCCTCGGCAACCTGACGTTGTTCGGCTTGATCATGCTGTTTCTGGTGATCGGCGCGCTGCGCAAGGTGAAGGTCTACGAAGCGTTCGTCGAAGGGGCCAAAGAGGGCTTCGACGTGGCCAAGAACCTGTTGCCGTACCTGGTGGCCATGCTCTGCGCCATCGGCGTGCTGCGGGCTTCCGGAGCGCTGGACTTCGGCCTCGACGGAATCCGCCATCTGGTGCAGTGGGCCGGCTGGGACACCCGTTTCGTCGATGCGCTGCCGACGGCAATGGTCAAGCCGTTCTCCGGCAGCGCCGCGCGGGCGATGCTGATCGAGACCATGAAGACCTCCGGCGTGGACAGCTTCCCGGCGCTGGTGGCGGCGACGATCCAGGGCAGCACCGAGACCACGTTCTACGTGCTGGCGGTGTACTTCGGCGCGGTGGGCATCCAGCGGGCGCGGCACGCGGTGGGGTGTGCGCTGCTGGCGGAGCTGGCCGGCGTGCTCGGCGCCATCGGCGTGTGCTACTGGTTCTTCGGCTGA